TCATCAGCAGTAATTTCACAGGCTTGATGCGATCGCACTGGTACATTAAAGGCTGTTTGGATCGCCGCGATCGCACTTTCCCCATCGGTTGCCGCAATCACACAACTAATTTTTATTTCAGAAGTGGAAATCATTTGAATATTGATACCCGCTTCAGCGAGAGACGTAAACATTTGCGCGGCAACCCCTGGCCGTCCGATCATGCCCACACCGATAATGCTGATTTTGGCAACATTGGAATCGACGGTAACTAAACTTGCCCCGATTTCCAGACCACGGGTGACCACTTCCGCCAACAGCAATTGATTTTGAGGAATCGTAAAAGCAATGTCATTTACCCCTTCGGTTTCTTGTACCGCTTGAATAATCAAGTCAACGTTGATTCCTTGAGCGGCTAAAGATTTAAAAAGTTGCGAAGCGATCCCTGGGCGATCGGGAATTTGCAAGAGCGCGATTTTGACTTGATCGTAATCAATCGAGACTGTCTCGACAAAACGATTCACTTCTAAGGATTTGAGGTTGCCTGTACCAATGCGCGGCGAGGTGATCACTGTACCTGCATCATCGAGCCAACTCGATCGCACACACATTTTTACGCCAAAATTACGGGCAATTTCTACTGAGCGAGGATGCAAGACTTTTGCACCTAAACTTGCTAGCTCTAACATTTCATCGCAAGTAATTTCCGCTAACATTTGCGCCTTAGGAACAATGCGTGGGTCAGTTGTCAAAATTCCTGGAACATCAGTATAAATCTCGCAGATGTCAGCTTCGATCGCCGCCGCGATCGCTACGGCTGAGGTGTCTGAGCCGCCACGTCCGAGGGTCGTAATTTCAGTGCTAGGCAAACCCGTTGATTGATCAATTGCTACGCCTTGAAACCCTGCAATCACCACAACTTTTCCGAGAGCAAGTGCCGCTTTGATTTGATCTGGCTCCACATATAAAATTCTGGCGCGGGTATGGTTCGGCTCGGTGACTACCCTTACTTGCGAGCCATTCATGGCGATCGCAGGTTGCCCTACTGATTGCAATGCCATGCTTAGCAAAGCGATCGTTACCTGCTCACCTGTGGCTAAGAGCAGATCCATTTCGCGCTCTTTCGCCGCAATTTCGAGGAGGCTTTGATTATGATTTACTGACACTGATTCCGCGAGGGCAACTAGACCATCAGTCGTTTTACCCATAGCCGAAACCACTACTACAACTTGATTGCCAGCATCAACTGTCCGCTTAATGCGATCGCGGACTGCATTAATGCGATCGGCATCGGCTACGGAGGAGCCACCATATTTCTGAACTATTAACGCCATTCGTGAGGGAAATTTTTGAACCGATGAAAGAATTTATTGCGTTGTTTTACTAACTAACCGAAGTCGCAGCAAAGCACTACAGAGTAATCATCATACATTCGTTAGCGATCGGCAAAATAAATGAGGTAACTAACAATAGCAATTCTCCTTATGAAACTCATTTTGGGGTTTGCGTCTACCACGTCGCCGCAAACCCCAAAATGGGTTTTGAATCCAGCAATTCATCTATTGAAATAAAGCGCTCAATTTTGGGAATAATTAAAAGTTTTTTACGATACATTGCGATCGCGCTAATTGACAAGTATTGTTAAGATAATCAGTAGATTTACTCCGATGGTATGATTACCTAGTCAGGAGTGAACGCTTAATTAACAAGGAACTGTCTTTTATGCAAACGGGGTCTGTTT
This window of the Pseudanabaena sp. BC1403 genome carries:
- a CDS encoding aspartate kinase encodes the protein MALIVQKYGGSSVADADRINAVRDRIKRTVDAGNQVVVVVSAMGKTTDGLVALAESVSVNHNQSLLEIAAKEREMDLLLATGEQVTIALLSMALQSVGQPAIAMNGSQVRVVTEPNHTRARILYVEPDQIKAALALGKVVVIAGFQGVAIDQSTGLPSTEITTLGRGGSDTSAVAIAAAIEADICEIYTDVPGILTTDPRIVPKAQMLAEITCDEMLELASLGAKVLHPRSVEIARNFGVKMCVRSSWLDDAGTVITSPRIGTGNLKSLEVNRFVETVSIDYDQVKIALLQIPDRPGIASQLFKSLAAQGINVDLIIQAVQETEGVNDIAFTIPQNQLLLAEVVTRGLEIGASLVTVDSNVAKISIIGVGMIGRPGVAAQMFTSLAEAGINIQMISTSEIKISCVIAATDGESAIAAIQTAFNVPVRSHQACEITADENSSDISPVRGVALDRNRARIAVQQVPDRPGMAAKILEQLVEQNISLDMIVQSQSDRDVNEIAFTVAIADLAKAETALKQYAKVLGYGEVTCDGDISKVSIVGANMIYQSGIAARMFSALADANINIEMIATSEIKVSCVVRDHQAEQALKVIHQEFNLSGDHAIEVPSALKK